Sequence from the Rhodohalobacter sp. 614A genome:
CCTCTTTTTTATAAGGAAGAAAGAAAAGAGTATTCTGTTTCCTCATCAGCTTGCCGGAGGTGAATATGTAGTAAGGTCGTTTCATTTTGAATTTGTTGATTTGGAAATTTATTGAGTTGTTGAGTTGAAAGAATCTGTAAACCAACAACTCAGTAAATTATGTAAGTCTTCTCGCTGCTGTTTTACGTGAAGCAGCCATGATTGCTAATATTTCCCAAGCTTCGGTAAGTACGGGATGAATCTTTTTTGAAGACAAAACACCCGCCTCATTTAGAATTTCCAGCCAGAAAACACTTTCGTCTGCTTCTTCTACTACAATGCATAATTTTGCATAAAATTCCCTGTCTGATCTTCACCTGTTTTGGGTAGCATCCGATACAGCGCAATAATCATCAGCGCAAAATCCTTGGTTCTTTTTTTCACTTTTTCTGTTTTATTAAAATCCATGGATTGAAATTTGTTGAGTTGGTGATTTTTGGAGTTGCTGAATTTTTGAGTTGTAGGGTATTGGATTTGATGGTTATTAACTCAACAAATCATCCGCTCTATAACTCAATAAATTCTTAGCTGTAACAAAGTTCATTATAAGAACAGCTTTTACAGATATGCCACTCCACGGTTTTGGGCGGTTTTTCTCGGTTCCTGATCTTGCGGATATTCGGTATTATTTTAGATTCCAGTTCTTTCCGGTCGTTTTGCGACAAAATAATCCGTTCCGTTTGGCGTAACTTCGGATAATTCAATTCGCCTATGTACCCTCGTTTATCCGGAAAATCCGGGTACTCGTTCATCGTGTTCTCATCGGCTATGTGCATCCCCTTTTTTTCCAGGTACCACATATAATACTTAAGCTGCCAGGTGTGGGCCTCATCCATACTTGCAGACTTTTTTACTTCATGGATAATTTTTTGGTTATGATCAATCCAGTCCACCACAATCACTCCATCGATAGAAATTTCTTTTTTCTCCCGTTTATAACTGGTTTCATGGATATGGCGGCCCATACGTACGGCATCGCTTTCCTGCTCACATTGTATGTTATGGGCAAAAAACCACAGCTTGCGGGCACAGATAAAGTAGTAGGCCACTTCCGTTCCGGTAATGGGGTTATTTTGGTTCATTTTTTTACTCAAACCTCCAAGGTTTTGAAAACCTTGGAGGTTTCATTTTTTCTAAGATTCAAACAATTGAATACACTTCTCTACATTTATTTCCCGATGTATCGTTTTAAAATTCTCTACATCCCCAAACCATAGCAAAGCTTCTTCTTTCTTTATTCTCGTCAATTTATTTAAAACATAGGCATGCCAGCTGCTGAATGGCCATTGGTTAGGATGACTGGTAAAACCGTGGTGAATGGGATTATTGTGGATATATGCAATCAGGCGGACAAAATATTCGTCCGAATCGATGAGTTTACGATTAAAGTTTGGTATAAAAAGACTGCCTTTCCGATTGTACATTTTGTTGAAGGCTTTTGTATAAGCATTAAAAAGATTTGAAAGTCGTTGGCTTACCAAACCTCCAAGGTTTTCAAAACCTTGGAGGTTTTTCTCCCTTTTTAAAAACTCTACTAATTCCTCCTCACTTTTCACCCTTACCATCA
This genomic interval carries:
- the cas4 gene encoding CRISPR-associated protein Cas4, translated to MNQNNPITGTEVAYYFICARKLWFFAHNIQCEQESDAVRMGRHIHETSYKREKKEISIDGVIVVDWIDHNQKIIHEVKKSASMDEAHTWQLKYYMWYLEKKGMHIADENTMNEYPDFPDKRGYIGELNYPKLRQTERIILSQNDRKELESKIIPNIRKIRNREKPPKTVEWHICKSCSYNELCYS